One region of Geovibrio ferrireducens genomic DNA includes:
- a CDS encoding DMSO/selenate family reductase complex A subunit yields MSVTRRSFLKWSAVLGTAATLGCGSSSSSDDKNDGPSAPSFDKEVWNGCNVNCGSHCPLKLHVKDGVVVRVSTDNENPDEYGDYGAGFQFRACVRGRSIRQRLYNPDRVKYPMKRVAGSVRGEGKYERISWEQAINEISAKMLQVKSNYGPGSFYIQYATGTIDASFAKSWTPAASPLARLHNLWGGWLNHYGNYSTPQIGPYLPMLLGGSSQNTITDAVNSNLVVLWGNNPANTRMGSGAHYTYHLQKAKEKNPNLKFISIDPHYNDTAIALEADWISIRPGTDTALVAGMAYYLLDEGLLDEAWINAHCVGWSEASMAGIVEATGSADGAPEGTEPAVPANSSYKSYLLGLGADATPKTPEWASEITGIPVAIIKSFAKRLINEKPAMIIQGWGPQRHYLGGNNCRAISLMAILTKNIGIQGGGSGARESGASVSLSFRAWSTTFPSNPVTYTVSHYTWYQAILDHTSMTRRTWGVKGLATPDTPLPLPIKFIWNYAGNCMTNQHGDINETMKMYKDESKCECIVTIENSFTPSALVSDYILPDCTNWEQNDVTTNSGGNSAIMVFDTKAVEPLFECKTIYEMLTLIADKIGIKEQFTEDRTQDEWLEFLFNETLRVSGDQGVFTAENGLDTYAKAKAAGLVRKVVPTATPTVAYKAFVDDPITNKVSTPSGKFEIFSKRLYNLSHQWVLPGDGLDRICAIPEFHATQDGYTHSKRDEYPFQVVGHHYKQRTHSTYYNTSWNREANPQTAWINSGDASNLGIRHGDTVEIWNDRGKVRVKAKVTPRIMPGVIALPQGAWYNPGGKCFNSKIEHTGSITAAEVGNTSVVDHGGCNNVLTSLRPEAYSKGNCQHSVLANVRKVG; encoded by the coding sequence ATGAGTGTTACCAGACGTTCATTCCTTAAGTGGAGTGCCGTGCTCGGTACTGCTGCAACGCTCGGCTGCGGAAGCTCAAGCAGCAGCGATGACAAAAATGACGGCCCCAGTGCTCCGTCTTTCGACAAAGAAGTATGGAACGGCTGCAACGTTAACTGCGGAAGCCACTGTCCCCTGAAACTTCACGTTAAAGACGGTGTTGTTGTGCGCGTAAGCACAGACAATGAAAATCCCGATGAATACGGCGACTACGGCGCAGGATTCCAGTTCCGTGCCTGTGTACGCGGACGTTCAATCCGTCAGAGACTTTACAACCCTGACAGGGTGAAATACCCCATGAAAAGAGTTGCAGGTTCTGTAAGGGGCGAAGGCAAGTATGAAAGGATCTCATGGGAGCAGGCGATAAACGAAATATCCGCCAAAATGCTTCAGGTTAAAAGCAACTACGGTCCCGGTTCGTTCTATATTCAGTACGCAACAGGCACTATAGATGCTTCATTTGCCAAATCATGGACACCTGCAGCAAGCCCCCTCGCAAGGCTTCATAACCTCTGGGGCGGATGGCTCAACCATTACGGCAACTACTCAACACCCCAGATAGGGCCGTACCTTCCCATGCTGCTCGGCGGTTCCAGCCAGAACACCATTACGGATGCTGTAAACAGCAACCTTGTGGTTCTCTGGGGAAATAACCCCGCAAACACCCGCATGGGTTCAGGCGCACATTACACATATCACCTTCAGAAGGCTAAGGAGAAAAACCCTAACCTGAAATTCATCTCAATCGACCCGCACTACAACGATACGGCGATTGCGCTTGAAGCTGACTGGATAAGCATAAGACCCGGAACAGACACTGCGCTTGTTGCCGGAATGGCTTACTATCTGCTTGATGAAGGTCTTCTGGACGAAGCATGGATCAATGCTCACTGCGTAGGCTGGAGCGAAGCTTCAATGGCCGGAATAGTCGAGGCAACAGGTTCTGCTGACGGAGCTCCCGAAGGAACTGAACCTGCTGTTCCCGCAAACAGTTCATACAAGTCATACCTGCTCGGACTGGGTGCTGATGCTACCCCCAAAACTCCTGAGTGGGCATCTGAAATAACAGGTATTCCTGTTGCCATTATCAAATCTTTCGCGAAAAGACTGATAAATGAAAAGCCCGCGATGATCATTCAGGGCTGGGGACCCCAGAGGCATTACCTCGGCGGAAACAACTGCCGTGCAATCAGCCTTATGGCAATCCTCACAAAAAACATCGGTATTCAGGGCGGCGGTTCCGGCGCACGTGAAAGCGGCGCATCAGTGAGCCTCAGCTTCAGGGCGTGGTCAACCACATTCCCCTCAAACCCTGTTACTTACACTGTTTCACACTACACATGGTATCAGGCTATACTTGATCATACATCAATGACACGCAGAACATGGGGAGTAAAAGGTCTGGCAACTCCCGATACACCTCTGCCCCTCCCCATTAAGTTCATATGGAACTATGCGGGCAACTGTATGACCAACCAGCACGGCGATATTAATGAAACGATGAAGATGTACAAAGATGAGTCCAAATGCGAATGCATCGTGACAATCGAAAACAGCTTCACTCCTTCTGCGCTTGTGTCAGACTACATTCTGCCCGACTGTACAAACTGGGAGCAGAACGACGTAACCACAAACTCCGGCGGTAACTCCGCTATCATGGTATTCGATACCAAAGCGGTTGAGCCTCTCTTTGAGTGCAAAACTATTTATGAAATGCTTACTCTTATCGCTGATAAAATCGGCATAAAAGAGCAGTTTACCGAAGACAGAACACAGGACGAATGGCTTGAGTTCCTCTTCAATGAAACTCTGAGAGTCAGCGGCGATCAGGGTGTGTTCACTGCTGAAAACGGTCTTGACACTTATGCCAAGGCAAAAGCTGCCGGTCTGGTAAGAAAGGTTGTTCCCACTGCCACTCCCACAGTTGCGTACAAGGCATTCGTTGATGACCCTATAACCAACAAGGTTTCCACACCTTCCGGCAAATTCGAGATCTTCTCAAAAAGGCTGTACAACCTCAGCCACCAGTGGGTTCTCCCCGGAGACGGTCTGGACAGAATATGTGCTATTCCTGAATTCCATGCCACTCAGGACGGATATACACACTCCAAAAGAGATGAATATCCCTTCCAGGTTGTAGGACACCACTATAAACAGAGAACACACTCGACCTACTACAACACTTCATGGAACAGGGAAGCCAACCCCCAGACTGCGTGGATCAACTCCGGCGATGCTTCTAATCTCGGAATCCGCCACGGAGACACTGTGGAGATCTGGAACGACAGAGGCAAGGTAAGAGTGAAAGCGAAAGTTACTCCGAGAATTATGCCCGGCGTTATAGCTCTTCCCCAGGGTGCATGGTACAACCCCGGCGGCAAGTGTTTTAACAGCAAGATCGAGCATACGGGCAGCATAACCGCTGCTGAAGTTGGCAACACAAGCGTTGTTGACCACGGCGGATGCAATAACGTTCTGACAAGCCTGCGTCCTGAAGCTTACTCAAAAGGCAACTGTCAGCACAGCGTTCTCGCTAATGTCAGGAAAGTCGGCTAA
- a CDS encoding 4Fe-4S dicluster domain-containing protein gives MAHLTARNGFRELAERLNRFPQGAPLSENLFKIFSVLMSEEDARHLAQIPIKPFTAKQAAEIWKISETEARKKLDSYADKVLILDMETDGQTHYVLPPPMAGFFEFSMMRTRGDIDQKYLSELFYQYITVEEDFIKALFVRGETQLGRVFVNEGALAEENSMHILDYEKASEVIKTAEHMGISMCYCRHKKEHLGTACDAPMDICMTFGTVADSLIRHGYARRVDDREGLDLLRQAYESNLVQFGENVKKEVSFICNCCGCCCEAMVAARRFGIMNPVHTSNYIPEIKEEACTGCGRCAEVCPVEAIGMVSANDPHKPRKKKAKLDNDPCLGCGVCVRVCSAEAVSMVYRGKRVITPENSVHKAVMMAIERGGLEHLIFDNRALFSHRAMAAVLGAILKLPPVKQAMASEQIKSRYFGRLAEKIKR, from the coding sequence ATGGCACATCTAACAGCAAGAAACGGCTTCCGGGAGCTGGCCGAACGGCTGAACCGCTTTCCTCAGGGAGCGCCTCTGAGCGAGAATCTTTTCAAAATCTTTTCAGTCCTCATGAGTGAAGAGGATGCACGCCATCTGGCACAGATACCCATTAAGCCGTTTACTGCGAAGCAGGCGGCAGAAATCTGGAAAATATCCGAAACCGAAGCCCGGAAAAAGCTGGATTCATATGCCGACAAAGTTCTCATACTCGATATGGAAACTGACGGGCAGACCCACTATGTTCTCCCTCCGCCCATGGCAGGTTTCTTCGAATTTTCCATGATGCGCACAAGGGGCGACATAGACCAGAAATACCTCAGTGAGCTTTTTTATCAGTATATTACAGTTGAAGAGGACTTCATAAAGGCACTGTTTGTCCGCGGCGAAACCCAGCTTGGGCGTGTATTTGTAAATGAAGGGGCACTGGCTGAAGAGAACAGCATGCACATACTGGACTATGAAAAGGCCAGCGAAGTTATAAAAACCGCGGAGCATATGGGAATCAGCATGTGCTACTGCCGCCATAAGAAAGAGCATCTCGGCACGGCATGCGATGCACCGATGGACATCTGCATGACCTTCGGCACAGTCGCAGATTCCCTCATCCGCCACGGATATGCCCGCAGAGTGGATGACAGAGAGGGGCTTGATCTGCTCCGGCAGGCTTACGAAAGCAACCTTGTTCAGTTCGGGGAAAATGTAAAGAAAGAGGTCAGCTTCATCTGCAACTGCTGCGGGTGCTGCTGCGAAGCTATGGTAGCTGCCCGCAGGTTCGGCATAATGAACCCTGTGCACACCTCAAACTACATTCCTGAAATAAAGGAAGAAGCCTGTACAGGCTGCGGCAGATGCGCAGAGGTCTGTCCGGTGGAGGCTATAGGAATGGTCTCTGCGAATGACCCGCACAAACCTAGGAAAAAGAAAGCAAAGCTGGATAATGATCCCTGCCTCGGCTGCGGAGTGTGCGTACGGGTTTGTTCCGCTGAGGCAGTCAGCATGGTGTACAGGGGAAAAAGGGTGATAACTCCGGAAAACTCGGTGCATAAAGCCGTGATGATGGCCATCGAACGAGGCGGACTTGAGCACCTGATATTCGATAACCGCGCCCTTTTCTCACACAGGGCGATGGCCGCCGTCCTCGGTGCGATTCTCAAACTCCCCCCTGTGAAGCAGGCGATGGCGAGCGAGCAGATCAAATCCCGCTATTTCGGCAGGCTTGCGGAAAAGATAAAGAGGTGA
- a CDS encoding 4Fe-4S dicluster domain-containing protein, with protein MAKQYGFYVDTKHCTGCKACMNACKDRQNLPEGTKFRKVYEFAGGSWQNADTDAYKPDVFAFYSSMACNQCDAPACLEICPGKVYSKRESDGVVTFNPSTCISCFACREVCPYTAPSYNYEKGHMTKCVMCTDEGSADGVPAPACVKACPSRAIDFGEIGALKAKYGSLQSISPFPATTKPNIVFKAHKDADGGVKAVNIEEV; from the coding sequence ATGGCTAAACAATATGGATTTTATGTAGATACAAAGCACTGTACAGGGTGCAAGGCATGTATGAACGCCTGTAAGGACAGACAAAATCTTCCTGAAGGAACAAAGTTCAGAAAGGTTTATGAATTTGCGGGCGGAAGCTGGCAGAATGCGGACACAGATGCTTACAAACCTGATGTGTTTGCTTTCTATTCTTCAATGGCCTGCAACCAGTGCGATGCTCCCGCATGCCTTGAAATCTGCCCCGGCAAGGTTTACAGCAAGCGTGAAAGCGACGGCGTGGTTACTTTTAACCCCTCCACATGTATTTCATGCTTCGCATGCAGAGAGGTATGCCCCTACACCGCACCTTCATACAACTATGAAAAAGGGCATATGACAAAATGCGTTATGTGCACAGATGAAGGTTCGGCTGACGGAGTACCCGCTCCCGCCTGCGTTAAAGCATGCCCTTCAAGAGCTATAGATTTCGGTGAAATCGGCGCTCTTAAAGCGAAATACGGCAGCCTTCAGTCCATAAGCCCGTTCCCTGCAACCACAAAACCGAACATAGTGTTCAAAGCTCACAAAGACGCTGACGGCGGAGTAAAGGCCGTTAACATCGAAGAAGTTTAA
- the rbr gene encoding rubrerythrin: MSKTLKGTETLENLMKAFAGESQARGRYTMYAAQARKDGFRQIENIFLETADNERVHAKRFFDYALEGLGDSAPVMVNVNADYPVCYKSTKDNLIYAADGEHEEWEILYPKFAQIAKEEGFPQVSSLFTRIAAIEAHHENRYRKLADSLANGMVFKRDVTVKWKCLVCGHIHEGFEAPGVCPTCAHKQEHFELLVENF; this comes from the coding sequence ATGTCAAAAACTCTCAAAGGAACAGAAACCCTTGAAAACCTCATGAAAGCTTTCGCCGGAGAATCACAGGCCAGAGGCAGATACACTATGTACGCGGCTCAGGCCAGAAAAGACGGCTTCCGCCAGATCGAGAACATTTTCCTTGAAACAGCAGACAACGAAAGAGTGCACGCCAAAAGATTCTTCGACTACGCCCTTGAAGGCCTCGGCGATTCAGCGCCCGTTATGGTAAACGTAAACGCTGACTACCCTGTCTGTTATAAAAGCACCAAGGATAACCTTATCTATGCCGCTGACGGCGAACATGAAGAATGGGAAATCCTTTACCCCAAATTCGCTCAGATAGCCAAAGAAGAAGGCTTCCCTCAGGTTTCTTCACTCTTCACACGCATTGCGGCTATTGAAGCCCACCACGAAAACAGATACCGCAAACTCGCTGACAGCCTCGCAAACGGCATGGTCTTCAAAAGAGACGTTACCGTTAAATGGAAATGCCTTGTGTGCGGACACATACACGAAGGTTTTGAAGCTCCCGGCGTTTGCCCCACATGCGCACACAAACAGGAACACTTCGAACTTCTGGTTGAAAACTTCTAA
- a CDS encoding TorD/DmsD family molecular chaperone yields the protein MDKLLNKNCEKVYQDLLGVTIAHSFMNKVFVEAPTKDFIENLKVTHILENDWPMCESLESVTGLGLMKKYLSGYTESSFGELTDNYNVLFIGPGPLLAAPWESVYTEPDKTLFGKSTLNVREMYRKNGLQINKLHKEPDDHIAYECAYMNFLLSKHLKLLRKMKKRNAVSLWRTCVFSMACI from the coding sequence ATGGATAAGCTGCTTAATAAAAACTGCGAAAAGGTTTATCAGGATCTCCTGGGGGTTACAATCGCTCACAGTTTTATGAATAAAGTGTTTGTAGAAGCACCCACAAAGGATTTCATCGAAAACCTTAAAGTTACGCACATTCTGGAAAATGACTGGCCCATGTGCGAAAGTCTTGAGTCTGTTACAGGGCTCGGTCTGATGAAAAAATATCTTTCAGGCTATACGGAAAGCAGCTTCGGAGAACTCACAGACAATTACAATGTGCTATTTATAGGCCCCGGCCCGCTCCTTGCGGCTCCGTGGGAATCTGTTTACACTGAGCCTGACAAAACCCTTTTCGGTAAATCCACACTGAATGTAAGGGAAATGTACAGGAAAAACGGCTTACAGATAAACAAACTGCACAAAGAACCTGATGATCACATCGCATACGAATGTGCGTATATGAATTTCCTTCTCTCAAAGCACTTGAAGCTTTTGAGAAAGATGAAAAAGAGAAATGCTGTGAGCTTGTGGAGGACATGCGTCTTTTCTATGGCCTGCATATGA
- a CDS encoding serine hydroxymethyltransferase, translating to MQNLKNFDPAIYDLIIKEEQRQIDKIRLIASENYVTRAVLEASGTVLTNKYSEGYPGKRYYEGQQFIDPIEELAIERAKELFGADHANVQPYSGSPANLAVYLAFVKPGDTVMGMALPHGGHLTHGSPVSITGKYFNIVSYELDQETGLLNYDTIRKLALESKPKMIIAGHSAYPRQLDFKKFREIADEVGAILFVDMAHFAGLVAAGAHPSPVPYADVVTTTTHKTLRGPRGGMILCKEQHKAAIDKAVFPGIQGGPHNHTTAAIAVALKEAMAPEFKDYGHQIVKNAKVMAETLLAKGFQLVTGGTDNHLLLIDLTNKNITGKQAAKALDDAGIVLNCNSVPYDKRKPFDPSGIRLGLAAVTSRGFKEEETRKTAEFISAVIDNWQNEEFLAKTAKDVKELCSKFPPPGLD from the coding sequence ATGCAGAATCTCAAAAACTTTGACCCAGCGATTTACGATCTCATCATCAAAGAAGAGCAGAGGCAGATAGACAAAATACGTCTTATAGCTTCCGAAAACTACGTTACCCGTGCTGTGCTTGAGGCTTCGGGAACCGTACTCACCAACAAGTACTCAGAAGGCTACCCCGGCAAACGTTACTATGAAGGGCAGCAGTTTATCGACCCCATCGAAGAACTCGCTATCGAAAGAGCGAAAGAGCTTTTCGGCGCCGATCACGCAAATGTTCAGCCCTACTCAGGCTCACCCGCGAACCTTGCCGTTTACCTTGCCTTCGTAAAACCCGGCGACACAGTAATGGGTATGGCTCTCCCCCACGGCGGACACCTCACACACGGCTCCCCCGTAAGCATCACCGGAAAATATTTTAATATAGTTTCCTACGAACTCGATCAGGAAACGGGACTCCTCAACTACGATACAATCAGAAAGCTTGCCCTTGAAAGCAAGCCCAAAATGATAATAGCCGGTCACTCCGCATACCCCCGCCAGCTTGACTTCAAAAAATTCCGTGAAATTGCGGATGAAGTCGGCGCAATCCTCTTTGTTGATATGGCGCACTTCGCAGGTCTCGTGGCAGCGGGCGCACACCCCAGCCCCGTCCCCTATGCGGATGTTGTTACCACAACCACCCATAAAACCCTCAGAGGCCCCAGAGGCGGCATGATCCTCTGTAAAGAGCAGCACAAAGCGGCTATCGACAAAGCCGTTTTCCCCGGAATACAGGGCGGGCCCCACAACCACACCACAGCAGCTATCGCAGTTGCCCTTAAAGAGGCTATGGCTCCGGAATTTAAAGACTACGGCCACCAGATAGTCAAAAATGCTAAGGTTATGGCTGAAACACTCCTTGCAAAAGGCTTCCAGCTTGTAACGGGCGGAACAGACAACCACCTCCTGCTCATTGACCTCACCAATAAAAACATCACAGGAAAACAGGCGGCAAAAGCCCTTGATGATGCAGGCATAGTTCTCAACTGCAACTCTGTTCCCTATGACAAAAGAAAGCCCTTTGACCCCAGCGGAATCAGGCTCGGCCTCGCTGCCGTAACCTCCAGAGGGTTTAAGGAAGAAGAAACAAGAAAAACTGCCGAGTTCATCAGCGCAGTTATAGATAACTGGCAGAACGAAGAATTCCTCGCCAAAACGGCGAAGGATGTCAAGGAGCTGTGCAGCAAGTTCCCCCCACCGGGACTTGACTGA
- a CDS encoding tetratricopeptide repeat protein — MKKTALALAAVFMSFAAFAFPLKELKEGDRVEMKKFTYSAGAYTDKEDKAPLKALLLWKGDKRLSKNTFEEFKQFCEKSDIVCVAVELGVNETLKPVKNVIFAADTAKMTDTWGIFTLPVTLVLDGDNKIIHGIGFEGQYRAKLEKFIELKQGKISEADYQKMTNVQGVDKTVSRLPEINFAKNMIKSGQTEDARKRLAEIDPAALSDTEKTRLAEAYFMLKQYPQALEVLQGISNTVPEVRFLLGYAYMQTKQYDTALTELESVKDIYPRKERVYYALAKIYYEKDMYKEAADYFNRCCEIVIDF; from the coding sequence ATGAAGAAAACCGCGCTTGCGCTTGCCGCAGTTTTTATGAGCTTCGCCGCATTTGCCTTTCCTCTGAAAGAACTGAAAGAGGGGGACAGGGTGGAAATGAAAAAATTCACCTATTCCGCTGGAGCTTATACCGATAAAGAGGATAAAGCGCCTCTCAAGGCTCTTCTCCTTTGGAAAGGGGATAAGAGGCTCAGCAAAAACACCTTTGAGGAGTTTAAGCAGTTCTGCGAAAAAAGCGATATTGTATGCGTTGCGGTGGAACTTGGCGTTAACGAAACGCTGAAACCGGTAAAGAACGTTATATTCGCCGCAGACACAGCTAAAATGACCGACACATGGGGGATATTTACCCTGCCTGTGACTCTTGTCCTTGACGGGGATAACAAAATTATCCACGGAATAGGCTTTGAAGGGCAGTACAGAGCCAAGCTTGAGAAGTTCATAGAGCTTAAACAGGGTAAAATCTCCGAGGCGGATTATCAGAAAATGACCAATGTTCAGGGGGTTGATAAAACCGTCAGTCGGCTGCCTGAGATAAACTTCGCAAAAAACATGATAAAAAGCGGGCAGACTGAGGATGCCCGCAAGCGCCTCGCTGAGATTGACCCCGCTGCTTTGAGTGATACGGAAAAGACCAGACTGGCGGAAGCTTACTTTATGCTTAAGCAATACCCGCAGGCTCTTGAGGTGCTGCAAGGGATCAGCAACACGGTTCCGGAGGTCAGATTCCTTCTCGGTTATGCTTATATGCAGACAAAGCAGTATGATACAGCCCTTACGGAGCTTGAATCAGTAAAAGATATTTACCCGCGCAAGGAGCGCGTCTACTACGCCCTCGCCAAAATCTACTATGAAAAGGATATGTACAAGGAAGCGGCAGATTACTTCAACCGCTGCTGTGAGATAGTCATAGACTTTTGA
- a CDS encoding cold-shock protein: MQEGTVKWFNETKGYGFIAKDDGDDIFVHVSAIAKAGFKTLEEGERVKFDVEKTPKGLAAVNVVTA, translated from the coding sequence ATGCAAGAAGGAACTGTAAAATGGTTCAATGAGACTAAGGGCTACGGCTTCATAGCCAAAGATGACGGTGATGACATTTTCGTACACGTAAGCGCAATCGCAAAAGCGGGCTTCAAAACCCTTGAAGAAGGCGAAAGAGTTAAATTCGATGTAGAAAAAACTCCCAAAGGTCTTGCTGCTGTTAACGTTGTTACTGCGTAA
- a CDS encoding cytochrome c3 family protein codes for MIKKLLLLAGIVCISVFQANAETCVTAQCHADIKKYEVLHAPVEADECTTCHIMDDYEQHISKPAQFKEFSSPAEDGPVCLVCHDEKGGKKFVHAPVEGGDCTACHNPHGGTNKYLLITATESETCFQCHENDKMSKKFLHGPVGAGECASCHDPHSSDHQYQLKAAKDELCFVCHSDKKADLSKVSVHAPVADDCTQCHDPHNSDAKFHLKAADEKTLCLTCHGDMDPAFKENILTAQFKHKPVEEGSCGECHNPHASDFGQLLRSDTKQICFECHQNLGKIITGSEYVHAPVESDGCNACHNVHGSGNPFILYEHFPKTFYNQYTDGMYKLCYECHDTGNLESATTDGTGFRNGEQNLHYLHVMIPGKGRSCKACHEVHASNQPLHVRNTVPFGSGGWELPVKFTRTAGGGTCVVGCHKPKTYDRVKEFQNP; via the coding sequence GTGATTAAAAAGTTATTATTGCTTGCGGGGATTGTCTGTATTTCCGTTTTTCAGGCAAATGCGGAAACATGCGTCACCGCCCAATGCCACGCTGACATCAAAAAATATGAGGTTCTTCATGCCCCTGTCGAGGCTGATGAATGCACCACATGCCACATTATGGACGATTATGAGCAGCATATAAGCAAGCCGGCACAGTTTAAGGAGTTTTCATCCCCCGCTGAGGACGGCCCTGTATGCCTTGTCTGCCACGATGAAAAGGGCGGGAAAAAGTTTGTTCATGCTCCGGTCGAGGGCGGAGACTGCACAGCCTGTCACAACCCCCACGGCGGAACTAACAAATATCTGCTGATTACGGCAACTGAATCGGAGACATGCTTTCAGTGCCATGAAAATGATAAAATGAGCAAAAAGTTCCTGCATGGCCCAGTCGGGGCAGGGGAGTGCGCCTCATGCCACGATCCGCACTCATCCGATCACCAGTATCAGCTTAAGGCAGCCAAGGATGAACTCTGCTTCGTGTGCCACTCGGACAAGAAGGCAGACCTCTCAAAAGTGAGCGTTCACGCTCCTGTTGCAGATGACTGCACCCAGTGCCATGATCCGCATAACTCTGATGCGAAATTCCACCTGAAAGCGGCAGACGAAAAGACTCTCTGCCTCACCTGCCACGGCGATATGGACCCTGCGTTTAAAGAAAATATACTCACAGCGCAGTTCAAACATAAGCCTGTGGAGGAAGGAAGCTGCGGCGAATGCCACAACCCCCACGCATCGGACTTCGGTCAGCTTCTCCGTTCGGACACCAAGCAGATCTGCTTTGAGTGCCACCAGAATCTGGGCAAAATTATAACAGGTTCCGAATATGTCCATGCTCCTGTTGAGTCTGACGGCTGCAACGCCTGCCATAATGTGCACGGCTCCGGCAACCCTTTCATTCTCTATGAGCATTTCCCCAAAACATTCTACAACCAGTACACGGACGGAATGTATAAACTCTGCTACGAATGCCACGATACTGGCAACCTCGAATCAGCCACGACAGACGGAACAGGCTTCCGCAACGGCGAGCAGAACCTGCATTACCTGCATGTGATGATCCCCGGTAAAGGCAGAAGCTGCAAGGCATGCCACGAGGTTCACGCCTCTAACCAGCCGCTTCATGTGAGAAACACTGTACCCTTCGGTTCCGGCGGATGGGAGCTTCCTGTTAAGTTTACCCGCACCGCAGGCGGAGGAACCTGCGTGGTCGGCTGCCATAAACCTAAAACATACGACAGGGTTAAAGAGTTTCAGAATCCCTAA
- the trhA gene encoding PAQR family membrane homeostasis protein TrhA: MRIKDPVSGFSHLAGAVMSVAALSVLVVLASMNATAWHIVSFSIYGSAMFLLYAASAAYHLIPLNEKGTRILKKLDHVMIFMMIAGTYTPFCLVPLRGGWGWSIFGIVWGFAVVGIFFKLFYIHAPRFLSTSIYLAMGWISIVAIYPIVKNVPAGGVVWLAAGGLLYSVGAVIYALKKPNPWPGVFGFHEIWHIFVLAGSFCHFMVMLLYILNL; encoded by the coding sequence ATGCGGATAAAAGATCCAGTAAGCGGTTTTTCTCATCTGGCCGGGGCTGTAATGTCCGTTGCTGCGCTCAGCGTTCTTGTCGTGCTTGCATCTATGAATGCAACCGCATGGCATATTGTATCTTTCTCTATTTACGGATCTGCAATGTTCCTCCTTTACGCTGCCAGCGCCGCGTATCACCTTATTCCGCTGAACGAAAAGGGTACACGTATTCTCAAAAAGCTGGATCATGTTATGATCTTTATGATGATAGCCGGGACATACACTCCTTTCTGCCTTGTTCCTCTCAGGGGCGGCTGGGGATGGAGCATTTTCGGCATAGTCTGGGGCTTTGCCGTTGTCGGGATTTTCTTCAAGCTTTTTTATATCCATGCGCCAAGGTTCCTTTCCACCAGTATTTACCTTGCCATGGGCTGGATAAGTATAGTAGCTATATACCCCATAGTTAAGAACGTTCCTGCCGGAGGAGTGGTATGGCTTGCGGCGGGCGGGTTGCTTTACAGCGTTGGTGCGGTGATTTATGCCCTCAAAAAACCTAACCCGTGGCCGGGTGTGTTCGGGTTCCATGAAATATGGCATATCTTTGTTCTTGCTGGAAGTTTCTGCCATTTTATGGTAATGCTTTTATACATCCTCAACCTTTAA